In Prunus dulcis unplaced genomic scaffold, ALMONDv2, whole genome shotgun sequence, a single genomic region encodes these proteins:
- the LOC117612672 gene encoding transcription factor MYC2 — protein sequence MTDYRIPPTMNLWTDDNASLMEAFMSSSDLTSFWAAPSAQPTPQPAHPQAQPQSSASTSDYPKAAAVAPSQPSITPFNQETLMQRLQALIEGARESWTYAIFWQSSYDYSGGTVLGWGEGFYKDERDKGKAKAKTTTSAADQEYRKKVLRELNSLISGADTSADDAVVDQEVTDTEWFFLVSMTQSFVPGGGLPGQAFFHSTPVWVAGDRLAASPCERARQGQLFGLQTMVCVPTANGVVELGSTELIYQSSDLTNKVRVLFNFNNLEVGSWPMGGGGADQGENDPSSLWINDPSSTTIEVKDPVNMAPVTSAPTSTSTQPVSKPIQFESHQPSSSSLSENPSAIQLQQSQQQQQVQQQTQSFFTRELNFSDYGYDGSSVKNSNSNSHSLKPESGEILSFGESKRSSYSANGKLFSGHSQIAAAEDNNSKKKRSPTSRGSNDEGILSFSSGVILPSSGVVKSGGGGAADSDHSDLEASVVRETDSSRVVDPEKRPRKRGRKPANGREEPLNHVEAERQRREKLNQRFYALRAVVPNVSKMDKASLLGDAISYINELKAKLQTTESDKEDLQKQLESMNQDLGCKDSSSLSDDLKMSKHQASSKLIDLDIDVKIIGWDAMIRIQCCKKNHPAARLMASLKELDLDVHHASISVVNDLMIQQATVKMGSRIYTQDQLRLALLSKIGDSR from the coding sequence ATGACGGACTATCGGATACCGCCGACGATGAATCTTTGGACGGACGACAACGCGTCGCTGATGGAGGCCTTTATGAGCTCATCCGATCTGACGTCGTTTTGGGCGGCGCCATCGGCCCAGCCCACGCCTCAACCCGCTCACCCCCAAGCCCAGCCTCAGTCGTCAGCCTCCACTTCAGACTACCCGAAGGCGGCTGCTGTCGCGCCATCTCAGCCGTCCATCACGCCCTTCAACCAGGAGACCCTCATGCAGCGCCTCCAGGCCCTCATCGAAGGCGCTCGTGAGAGCTGGACTTACGCCATCTTCTGGCAGTCCTCGTACGACTACTCCGGCGGCACCGTTCTCGGGTGGGGTGAAGGGTTTTACAAGGACGAGAGAGACAAAGGCAAGGCTAAGGCCAAAACGACGACGTCCGCCGCCGACCAGGAGTACAGGAAAAAAGTCCTCCGCGAGCTCAACTCCTTGATTTCCGGCGCCGACACGTCAGCAGACGACGCAGTAGTGGATCAGGAGGTGACCGATACCGAGTGGTTCTTCCTGGTCTCGATGACTCAGTCGTTCGTCCCCGGCGGCGGGCTTCCGGGTCAGGCCTTCTTTCACTCGACCCCGGTCTGGGTTGCTGGAGACCGGCTGGCTGCGTCCCCGTGCGAGCGGGCGAGACAGGGCCAGTTGTTTGGGCTGCAGACTATGGTTTGCGTTCCGACGGCAAATGGGGTGGTTGAGCTGGGCTCGACGGAGCTCATCTACCAGAGCTCGGATCTGACAAACAAAGTCCGGgttttgttcaatttcaacaatttGGAAGTGGGTTCGTGGCCTATGGGCGGCGGCGGTGCCGATCAGGGAGAAAATGACCCGTCGTCGCTCTGGATTAACGATCCGTCGTCCACCACCATCGAAGTCAAGGACCCGGTGAACATGGCTCCCGTTACTTCGGCACCCACCAGCACCAGCACACAGCCCGTCTCGAAGCCAATTCAGTTTGAAAGCCACCAGCCGAGTTCCAGTAGCTTATCGGAGAACCCGAGCGCGATTCAATTACAACAAtcgcagcagcagcagcaagtaCAGCAGCAGACGCAAAGCTTCTTCACCAGGGAGCTCAATTTTTCCGATTATGGTTACGACGGGAGCAGCGTGAAGAACTCCAATTCCAATTCCCATTCGTTGAAGCCTGAATCGGGGGAGATTTTGAGTTTCGGTGAGAGCAAGAGGAGCTCTTACAGCGCCAATGGAAAATTGTTTTCGGGGCACTCCCAAATTGCCGCCGCCGAGGATAATAacagcaagaagaagaggtcGCCGACCTCTCGCGGCAGCAACGACGAGGGGATCTTGTCGTTTAGCTCGGGGGTGATTTTGCCGTCCAGTGGTGTCGTGAAATCGGGCGGCGGTGGCGCCGCCGATTCGGACCACTCCGACCTTGAAGCCTCGGTGGTTCGGGAGACTGATAGTAGCCGGGTTGTGGACCCCGAAAAACGACCGAGAAAACGGGGTCGTAAACCGGCCAACGGGAGAGAAGAGCCCCTGAACCACGTTGAAGCAGAGAggcaaagaagagagaagctTAACCAGAGATTCTATGCTCTGCGAGCGGTGGTACCAAACGTGTCGAAAATGGACAAGGCATCGCTTCTGGGCGATGCCATATCGTATATCAACGAGCTGAAGGCGAAGCTGCAGACAACGGAGAGCGATAAGGAGGACTTGCAGAAGCAATTGGAGTCGATGAACCAGGACTTGGGTTGTAAAGACTCGAGTTCTCTGTCAGACGACCTCAAAATGTCTAAACACCAAGCTAGTAGTAAATTGATAGACTTGGATATTGATGTGAAGATAATCGGATGGGACGCCATGATTCGAATTCAGTGTTGCAAGAAGAACCACCCTGCAGCCAGATTAATGGCTTCTCTCAAAGAGCTTGATTTGGATGTACACCATGCCAGCATTTCTGTAGTCAATGATTTGATGATACAACAAGCCACTGTCAAAATGGGCAGCCGAATTTACACTCAGGATCAGCTCAGGTTAGCTCTTTTATCGAAAATCGGCGACTCCCGGTAA